GTCACTCTCCTGctcccccatcccttcctcctcccccacccgATGCAAGCCCGCCCCAGTAGCTCTCTAGCTGGGTGCCCACATCCCCACCCCGCCCTCCAGACGCTGGATTTGCGCCCGGTGCTGCTCCTACTTTGCGCCGCCTCGTAGTTGAGTTGTGTTTATGGTCTGAGTTGCGGCTAAaccgcccgcccgcccgcccggTGTAGCGGGGAtcaggaggaaaggggagaatgcCGGAGCCGGGACAAGAGCCCTGCAGCAACACTAACACCCAACCTCCCCAGCCGCCGCCGCctccccgccgccgccgccacctccgccgccgccgcctcctccgcCACCACCCAAGGACTCCCCGTTTTCCATCAAGAATCTACTTAATGGAGACCACCACCGAGCGCCCCAAAGCAGCAGCAGCCCCCAAGGACGCTCTTCGCCCCGGCCTCGGCCGCTGCGGCCGCTGCAGCCGCGGCTGCTGCCAAAGGGGCCTTGGAAGGCGCTGCCGGCTTTGCGCTCTCGCAGGTGGGCGATTTGGCTTTCCCCGCTTTGAGATCCAGCACAAAGGTTTGCGCTACCTGCACACTATCTGGAGCGGTCTCCAGCCTGGTGGTACCCCTACACTCTGACCCCCGCGGGGGGACATCTGCCCAGGCCAGAAGGTAcctataattggtttccttttcccttttcccaaacTCTTCACCTACGCcttgcctttttcctttctcttttttcactcttCCACAGTGTCTTTTCTGTCTGCTTACTTTTAAGTCCTACTTGTAACTTGGCCATTCTATCGCACACTCTTTTCAGTCCCTTTTTGGCCCTGTTTCTggatctttccctccctcttccgcCTTTCCTAGTTCCCTCTCCGCTCACTCTGTTCCAGCTCTCGCTCGGGCGGCTTGTATCGCTACGTTTCTTGGTACCAATCCCATTTGGGAAGAAAAGAACTAGAAGGCGCTCACTGAGAGCTCTAATCTGTAAAAAGTAGCCCTAATGTAAGGATGGAGGGAATGGACTGTATTAGAGACGAGAGAGGTTAGAAATGATGGGGAATTCGAACTGGAAAGAGAAAGCGGTTATTTACAAGTTCTGTCCAACAGATTCTGGGAGTCTTTCTTTTGGCCCCTAGCGGACAGGGGAAAGGACGAGAGAGTGAGAGCGAGCGAGCCTAAGGCGATGGCGGCTTTGTCACCATCCGGTTCCTCTCTTCTGAGTTCTTCGTGAGGGCCCCGAGACCCCAAGACCTAGCGTTCTCCTTTTCCCTTGGGAGGGAAAAAGACTCCGGGGAAAGGGAGTTCAGGGAGATCAAGCCTACTATGGGGAACATCCTTGGTCTGGAAGTCTACGAAGCAGTGGTGGAGAGAGTTTAGGGGCCATAGGAGAGCAGCGGAGCCCGCGGCTTGTCTTGTGCGGCCTAACTAAAAGGGTgttatctgtgtgtgtatgtgcgtgtgtgtgcgtgtgttcGCATGTGCGCGTGTTTGGGTGTCTTTTCTCTCCCCCTGCAGCGGCCGAGAAATCCCTTCTTCGAGACTCGTCCCTGCTTCGGGCACCGACAGAGACTCCCCGGAGCCTCTACTCAAGCCGGACCCAGACAAGGAGCTGGACTCCAAGAGCCCGGATGAGATCATCCTAGAAGAGAGTGACTCGGAGGAAGGCAAGAAGGACGAAGTGGCTGCTGTGGCCGGCTCCGGGGCAGCCGGGCAGGGTGGCGAGGACTGGAAGAAGCGCGCCGACAGCCCGGAGAAAAACCTTGCCGGAAGAAGAAGACGCGCACAGTCTTTTCGCGGAGCCAGGTCTTCCAGCTGGAGTCCACGTTCGACATGAAGCGCTACCTGAGTAGCTCCGAACGTGCGGGCCTGGCCGCCTCCCTGCACCTCACAGAGACCAGGTGAAGATCTGGTTTCAGAACCGCCGGAACAAGTGGAAGAGGCAGCTAGCGGCGGAGCTGGAGGCCGCCAACTTGAGCCACGCGGCCGCGCAGCGCATCGTGCGAGTGCCCATTCTCTACCACGAGAACTCAGCTGCCGAGGGCTCAGGCGCGGCCGGGGCCCCCGTACCAGTCAGCCAGCCTCTCCTCACCTTTCCCCACCCGGTGTACTACTCTCACCCAGTCGTCACATCGGTGCCATTGCTGCGGCCGGTCTGAAGGTGGGgcaggggagggcggcgctgggACCCTCCCCTACCCCCCACCCCGAGACTGGACGCGTGCTTGCGTGTGCAGGGGTGTGTGTCGGCTGGTGGGGAGTTGAGGTGGGACTGACCCTCCCGGCTCCCCAGCTCGGAGAGGTCAGGATCGGCTTCAAGAACCGGAGAACAGGGTCAGtgtcctttccccctccctcccctctcccccaaaggTAACATTTTTTGTATGTATTCTCAATGCATTTCAGTGCATTTCACCCTCGCTAGATTGGAGACTCTTCTGACTCTTGTCGGCTTTTCTTTTGGTTATAAGAAAGGTAGAAACGTAaaccctgattaaaaaaaattttttttttttccggccAAGTCTCTAACGTGTCACCTCCAGCTTCCTGCCCTAACTGTGCTGAActctagcttttgtttttatttttaaataaagaaaataacaaagcaaGAGtttagagggaagagagagaacaaTCACtttagtttccccccccccccattttctatCATTATTTCCCAAAATATCTTGAGGAAGGGAATTAGCATTGCACTGCTTTTAGTACTTAGGGTTCGTTTCTTCCCCAaccatttcattttccttctctcttagttCTTTTTGCCCCTTTCAAAGAAACCAATGACAAGCTGTGTCTCTCTACCCAACCTCTCTAACAATTTATCTGTTTTTGGAACTGGAAAACTCACTAAGAAAgtctaaaaggagaaaagaaaaccaaaagaaaagccCCAAACCGAAAGTGACTACAACTCCATTCTCTAACCTGGTTTGAGTGATATTATTTATTGGTAACCTATTATTTAGGGAGTAATCCTCCTTTGTAAATTattcttactattattatttctgcaACCTCCCTGCCCctcttttttgtaatttaattgtTGTACTTTTGACCTGTGCAATATTGTACGAAATTTTCTGAAAGCACTGCGGCTTCCtccagggaaggaaaggaatattTTCATTGTAAAATTGTGATCATTCgagtagcaaaataaataaataaagtagtgGGGGAAGAAGGGTAAGGAAAGAGACTAGGAAAATTGAGCACTAGCTCTGCTCAAGAGGCAGCTGGTTATTGGAGCGCTTTAAGTGAAGGACAATCAATTTAGGataattttaacttatttaataaatgtacaGTTTTCTTGTAAAATTCACCCTAAACCTCACAGCCCCGAGGGCCTGCCATCCAATTCAACCTATGTTTCTTTCTGTCTACTAAGCCTGTTGTCTAGCAATAGGTTCCGTCATCTCCCCTTTCCTACCCCCAAAGATTTCCTTTTACATCTGTCCGGGTTCGGTctctttttaagaaaaaggaaaaaaaaagtaaaacattgtTACACTGATTGTCGTTGTgagattgaataaaaaaaaaaaaaggcgcaAAGGCACTTATGTTCCAAGATTGTGTAACTTTTGGAAATTATCTCCAACGGAGGTTTCTGAAACACCTACtttctctctttacttctctCCATCCTCTTCTATTTATTGTGCGAAGTGGATGCACAGATCTATAATCCAGTCTCTAAGGCAGACAAAGATAGCTTTGTTTAAAACAAGGAAGATCCCCAGTGGTATTTTGCTAGATCTTCTCAAATGGGAGAGGGAACGAGGGgaatgagttttattttgttttgttttgttttatatgtggTTTGCAAAAGACTGTCCAGCCAGGGTCGCTTAGTTCTCTGTTCCAACGTCTCATTgccatatgtatttgtgtatgaaAGTTATAGCTCAATTATTTCAGGGATGCGATAGAGCTTCCGGGAAAAccttttaaagcacttttttaatctattttgtgcCACCAGGACTTATCCTTTTTGGGTCGTCCTtggataaaagagagaaggaaggaagaggaaggataaCTTGGCGGTTAAACATCCGCTAGAGGTAACGCGAGGCAGGTGCAGAGACTTCAAAAACCGGAGAAGCTTAAGCTCATAAGAAAGAACAGAAAGTTGATCAGCCAAACCAGAGACCTCAGTCTTCTTGCTCAGCTTTCGGATGTGTTTTCCTTCTCTTAGGGACAGCGTTGCTTCTTCAGCCAGCTGCTGCAAAGCTGGAAAAGAGTCGAAGTCTTGGtctaaaaaatatttatctatctttGGGAAAAGATAGCAACTCTATATCGTGGGCCTTAGTTGCAGTTTTCCCCAGGCCAGCTCTGAGATCCAGccgggagagaaaggggaggtgGAAGCCCACAGGAATTCGGTGGCTTGATTTACCTTTGGGAGCGGGACACACAAACGCGGGCGCGCACGCAGGCgcgttcacacacacacacacacacacacacacacacacacacacacacacacacacacacacaaacatacccACACCACCAGCACCCAGGGTTTTTATTTCATGTGATGCCAGCTTAGAGTAACTTCTTCAGAGCAGTGCTTCCCCACCCCCGTTTTAATCAAGATTCACtgtatctcttttcctttttcctttttttcccccttccttttttctctttttggttcCCTCCCCTAGACCGAAAGAGCGAAGTGCAATACTTCAGTAGGTGCTGAAGCTACCGGCTGGGGCAGAGCCTCAATCCAAATATGCTCAGCGTCTCCCTACTCTCCCTCTACCAGCCGGCAGCAGCTAGGACAACATTATCCAGCTTTGCTTCAGGAGAGCGGAGCTACTTGCTTGAACCTCGAGGTTCCTGCCCTGCCTTGCTTTGGAAGCATCCTGGCAGCCTCTCCAGGAAATGGCTCTAGTTTTCTTGTAAAAATCTGTGCCCATGTTTCTAGAGGAGGAGGAACTCTTCACAGCCCGATGATATACCAGAAAATAAACTGAGGGAAACTAACCAATACGTGGAAATGATTTGGAGCTGTCTGGTTACCCGGCGTTTTACTTGCATTGAAGTGTTTGGGTGAGGAAAATTCCAAGAAGGGGGCGGTTGAAGATTTCAGTTGTGTattaagagagggagagagagagaaggggttgggggaaaacAGAGTAGGGGGCAggctttttttaatctcttgcatCAAAGAAGCCTAGAAGAATTTCTTCTTTGGCTAAGACGtcaagcatcatttttttttgggggggggggaatgggaaaTTAACTACCCCTAAAGAACTCAGTGtataaatggcaaaaaaaaattttaattgggtTCCAGTGAAGACAAATCTCCCTTTATTTTCCCTCTGGCTTGGAATAAAAAACGAGGACATTAttgtaaatgaaaaacaaacagaaaaatcgGGGCCCAAATATGTTGTCCTTTGTATCACCTGCAAACAAAGTGATGCCTTTGACTGTTGGCAATACTAACTGTGAGAGGGGTCAATAACAGCTCATTAAAAATGATGTTGTAATAGCAAACACGTCCTTAGACTTTACAGCAAATGCGATGTTATCAAACGCCAAGAAAATCCTTCTTTATTTGTGTTTAGATTCTAGAAAAAACGGTTCTTGACTGACCCAGTCTTTACAAAGTCGAGAAATAACTAGTTCATTACAAGCACACCTTGTCCTCTGCATAGATTCCTTTGGGTTTTAATTCCTCCCTCAAGTCCCTCCTCTCTGGGGTTCTTGACTTAAAGTCCCTAACATTCATAGTGTGGATGTGATAGGCCTATGCTTCTGAGGCCTCTAACttcatctatttgtctatctatatGCCTGTCTGCCTGCTTGCTTGCTTCAGGTCCAAATAAAGTAGGGTCCAGAGTGCTAACCCTTGTTTTGATTACATTGAGGAAGAACTAATGTTGCATGTTTTGCAACTTGTAACACAGTGAGTTGTTTTGACAACTGGACTCCACAGCAGCATTGGAATGGGCTTGCCAGGAGCAGAGATTAACTAGAAGACACAAATACTGTCCCCAAGAGTTGCCCAAACAGGAGTCTGGGACTCAATTCTAGCATCTCCAACTCTGCACCTGACATTGACATAGGCCTCACCATCCCATTTGCTTTTACCACTATCTTTTGTCTTCTATCTGGACCTTGATGAGCTTGTCCGAATCTAAACAGGTTGCACTGACTCCATCATCCCATGACTACATCAGTCCTGTGTTTAGCTGCATGCTGAGAAGTTAtgaggtagagagaaagagagagattgtgGAGTGTgtaacttttccttaaaatcaacTTTCATCCCACTacatttctctttattctcaGCCAAATGACTAAAACACAGCCCTCAGACCCAGAACCAGAAAATACTGTGATGACTATCCTATTGTGATGACTCAGACCTTACAAATCTCCACAGCAGATTCCCTGGTCTTAGATTGAACATTGCTTTCtaaaatcctaaaataaaaataaaggcttTCCGGCCTCTTTCCCCTAATTTCTTAATTCAATATTAATGACTGGTTTTTAGGGTAAACCTTCATGATATACTGCATCTTCcttttcctgctctttcttcCCCAACCAAACACACAACTTTACAGGGAAGTCTCAGGGTGATGAGTTCTACTTCTGttgcttcctctttcctccctcccctaagTTAAGACTAATGCAATTAGCCCCTTAGGAAAGGAGAAATGCCCCCTTTGTACCTCAGAATAGTCCTGACCTTGGAAACTGGAGTGATGGGGAAGACATAGAGGagattgaaaattaatttttcagaCTTAGTTGACATCTCCAGTGCCTGCACCGTGAGGTAACTGTTTCTGGTTGAGTGACAGGGTTTCTGCCAGTCAGACACTAAGTTGATTCGTTCAGATCCTAAAACTGCTGGCAACTGACTAACCAGTTGTTTTTATTGAGGCTACTGTGGTTTCCAAATCTGTGCAATTGTTTGCACAGAAAGAGATACATCCTTTTCCCAGGCCCACTGTTTGGAGCTTGGCTGAATCGAACTGGCTGAGGTGTTTCTATTAGCAACACagatgtatttcttttatttggtaGTAAATAGAGGGGACTTGTGTACAGCAAACATCAGTGAGAAAGATATAaactccacccccaccccccacaatCCTGCCACCAGGTTTCATTAAGGAGACTTGGACAGCCTCCTTCAGAGTTCAGTTTCGATTAAACAACAGAGCCGCCCTCCAAGCAGACCTCAGAGCACACCTATCTATTTGGGTTCCTTAGACAACTTTAGGCTTTCATTGGAAAAAATTGAGGTTggtgattctttttttccccttctctttttcatgCAATAAAATGAACCTGAATATATGGAACCGAGAGGTCTGGCAAGTGCCCTTCTCGTGTAGAGACTGGTCGCTGAAGATGGAAGTTGTAAACAGCTGGGGAACCGGGAGTGGAGCAGATGTGGAGATGCTGGGATAGaactggggagggggaagcaCCTCCTGTTGGAGAGTGTCGGAGTAAGGTTTCCCACTGTTTAACTCAGCTTTAACTACAGAGAGAGGACGAGGTCTGCCAGCCTCCAAACCAGCGACCAGTGTCTGTAATCATCGCTTTAGTCTATCGACTTCCTCTGCGGAGCAAACTGAATGAGAAGCCCATTAAGAGCATTAACAGATTGGTACAGCATTATGCTCCAGTTCATATTGATCGTCTAGCGTCTGTAAAATATTGTTTCAAATGAATCTATTGTTCACGGGCTCTGTCGTCGGTGCTGATGACCTTGGTATGTTCTCCAACAGTACGACCAGTCCTTCCCGCCTCCGATCTGATTAActacttttttataatctctttgaggctcaaagagtatagatagaggagaggagaaagtcAGCTCGCAGTTCACTGACCAAGCGTCCCTACTTatcttcctgggcctcagtttactaatCAGTAAAATTATTGTTCTGGACTAAATGTTCTCTGAGGTCTATTCTAGATTCGATGTTCTAGGATTCGAGTTTTCTCTAAGTGCTTCCAGCAACCCCCCTGAAAAGTCAGGGGCAGCCACTGTAGTGCCACAACTAGCAATGtgggtgaatatatatatatatatatatatatatatatatatatatatatatatatatatatatatatatatatatattttcctctaaTATATCCTGTGATAATTATGCATAAGGCAGAAGATTAGATAATCTGGACAATGCAGATATAGTTGGGGTTATGTCTCCCTCCCAAATTGCACTTGCCTACTAACGACTACTGGCTGGCTTTTGGAAAtctatgggatattattatttctctcctccttcaCATATAGAAACTCCTCCTTTCCTGCTGGTTCTAGTTTTCATCCGGAAATTCCATACTTTATCCCCCACATGGTATGAATGTATTAGCTCTTAATAAACTCACTCATGAATTTGGGGAGTGATACTGATAATCTCGGGAAGTGCTAAGTCGTAACCATTTAATTCGGCGAAGGAAATAGACTTCTAGTTGGTTGGCTGTAAATACACAGCATGAGTAGTGTGGCCCCCTGGACATTTGCCCAAGTGTATCTCCCTCCACGCATGCACGTTCACAAAGAGAGAGTGTGATGCAGGATTGTCGATTTACAGTTACaaattttgctgaaaaaaaaaaattaaatagggatCATTCTACCTCCCTATACCTAGCCAACCCAGGCCCCAATATTAATCAATTTAGATCGTTAGAAGCCAAGCTTTCCCATGTATGTCCCTCATTACTAAAGTCCCTTCTCGAAGATTTCACGTCAAATTTCCTGACAGAGAAACCAAGCACGCTCCAGAGCATCAGAGAAAACGGGTCCTCTTCTTGTGGCAGTCCGAGGGATGAAAAAAAAGTGGTGGTGGCCAGAAGCCAAAGGGACTATCAATCTGGGATATTTCTGTCTGCGCTCTTGTGTACGCCTGTGAGCATCGGTTTGGAGAGAGAAACCTGGTCAACCGTTTCACTTTTTAAAACTGTCACTATCCCCCATTACGTATTTCTatttcccaaatctttttttttttttttcccctggaaggTTCTCCTCAGTCCACAAAGTATTCAAGAGAATTGGGGTAGGGAAGAGTAGAGGGCAGTTACTTCTTCCTATGGGGTTAGTCAAATTTCCAAGGTTCCTGGAAGTGGCAGCAgctgggaaaggggaaagagtggCAGAGGAAACTTGGATGCTTGATTTAGAGAAAGTATAggcaaaggagaggagagaagaggagaggagaggagaggggaggggaagggagaggaggaggaggaaagagagagagagagagagagagagagagagagagagagagagagagagagagagagagagagagagagagagagagagagagagagagagagagagagagatcgcTGAGCTAGATACGAATTCATAACCTCGCTTTCTCCAAGGTTGGGTCACCTGGTCTGCCTCACCAGTGTGCTCATatcttaaagaaatataaagaatcttTGGCTCTTCTGAGCAGTCCTCGCCCTGGTGATGGAGTGGAAGCATCAGATTTTCATCAAAGTTCTATTAAGTGAAACATAGGTTGCAGGCACCCTTTGATTGAAAcagtttaaattttaattgtgtttttaatTTGACATATAGTTGCAGAAAGGAATGACACTGCGACGCCAAGGGGCGGTCGATTTCCTTAATTTCTCCCAGAGGAATTGATGAGTCTATCAGGCCACTAGATTGGAAACACATTAAAGCTCTCTGGTTAGGCTGTTAATTGGAACTTGATGGATAGGGGGGGCCCGGGTGAGGCTATGCTGATCCAATCTTCATGACTTTCTGTTTTCCAATAAATTACACAATTCATTTTCCAGCCACAGATTACATAAATTGTACCCCTCTAGGGCTCTCTTTTTCAAATAGGGAGCCCTTTTCCCCAAAAGCCTATTGCGAGATGTCATTTGCACCAAAAAACGAACAGCAGAGGCCCTTGAATGAAAATCGAAACATAATCAACGTTTATACTTAGAAAATTTATTGAGATCATTTTCTCTggtatttccttattttaaagtttGGACGCGCCATATATCATAATCCACACTCgggaaggggtgggggtggggggactgTGTTTAATATTTATCGAAGCTTGATTCCAAGATCAAACTTGTTTATGACTTCATCTGTCATTTCAGAGGGGAGCCTTCTTCCAGCATTACAGCCGCTCAACAAGCCTATTTCCCAACTGCTGCAGAAGCAGGGGAGATCAATTTTTATTAGCCTTCTCGGAAAGCTTGCTCTGGGCCACTTTACTATTGAGCAACGGAATGATCTCCAGGTCTAAACTTTAAGCGCTCATTCTGTCTTGCAAAGTTTATCTTTCTTCGGTCTCCAGAcgttccctcccccatttccctgAGGGTGAAAAGGGGGAGGTTGGAGGCCGGGGGTGGGGGAGGGCCTGGGGGGATGTTCACTTGCTGTGCGATACCCATCCCGCCTGTTCTCTCTGGCTGCAAAGGTACCGCAAAGCTTTTGATAAGGTTTGGACTCCAGTTTTCCTCACCCCTACTCTCACAGCTTGAGAAGCCGGAGATCTATGCTAATGAGGTGAACGGAAAGCTGAGGGAGGGGAAGCTCTAGGACTTGCTCACCAACTTCCACCTCTACCCTCCGCCCACTCTCAGAATCCCTAAGGCTGTAGGCGAGGGAATTCCCTTGGGTGGTCCCCAACTCAGGCTTCAAGTGAATCTTCATCCTTTCTTGACGCCCACACCCCCGCTCCACAAAGGCCTTCTGGGAACCAAAGAAAGACtggatgtttattgattgactcatttccttatttatttctttttagcttATCCAGCTCCTGACAGATGTGGTCATTTAACACGTTTCGCCTGAAATGGGTGTATAAAATCTACCCATTTAGCTATGACAGGGCAGATTTCACGCCCTGTCTGCGCCGACTGTAAATTCTACTCCCTCTCGGCTTCGGTCAGGAGTCCCAATATATCACCCTTTCCCGGCGGGTGCTCCTAGGTGTCAGCAGCTGCAGGCCTCCGACACTTGCAGGCGGAAAGACAACTGAGCAAGCCCCGGGGAAGTTGGGCCCTTAGGCAGCCTTTCTGTTGGTCACGCAGTGAGGGTTGGGAAAGATCCCGAAAGTCAGTGGTCATTTCCCTAATGTGTCTCAGCACCCAGCTACCAGATCCGTTCCTAGGAGAAAGTGAATCTGTACCCCACACCCCCTCTCGCTCTCTCGCTGTCTCTTCTTTAAGGGGATAGAGAGGTTGGAATATTGCATGGGTAAGGaagccaaaaatgaaaaaattggagatgaatgattttgttttttatttgtccaGCTCAGGATGAGAGTGGAGAGGATTTTCAGAAGTGTTAGTCTTTTGATTCTCctattcaaagaaggaaaaacctGCAAGCTCCTCAGGAgtaattcagaaaagaaaaagaagccgAAATAATGGTTGAACTGTCTAGGGTGATCACTGGAAAAACTGGAGTTTGGGGGCTGTTTTAGATAGGGCTAAAATGAGATTTGGAGTAGAAAAAAACAAGGGGGGATTTTTCTTCCTCCAACAAAAAGGGAAGGGCAAAGAGGAAAAACCCATTGTCTCATAGAGCAAAAAGAAAATCGTCTAAGAGAAAtgatcccatttttttctttcttcccaacaCGCACTAAATCCAGTTAGTCAAGAGAAAGGGACAGTTGACTAGGGTAAGGGTGAAGAATAAGTGTTCTGTTAAATTGTCAAAGACTCAGAATATTTTCAAGAATTCAGTCCAGATTTTCCATATCTTCAGTCCTTGCGCTGGACAAAGTTATTCCTcatagaattcagagaagcagctaCTTCTCCTGCCATATTAAACCCTGTCCAGTTGCTGGACTTGGATACATTGCCTCCTCAGCCTCCATAGTTAGCCTTACTTTGGGTCCCTATTCTTGTCTCATCTATTGCTTTCTCCAGCCAGTTTTCTTGACCATTTCATTCAATTAAcatctattttccttctttcttcctctccccacatTCCTTCCCCATATCCATCTTTACCCCTTGCTTTCCCCTTTCCTGTTTTACATCTCCCTgctatcctttcctttctcttccccctttccattctccttttttctttttaagatttttgcttgCCCTACTTTGTACCTTCTCTGtcatccttccttttttaaaacaccctttcctattctctttattcctcccttctttattgtaatttgtttcttctaatttctttctcttccctgcctctcttctttcttcctctccctctttctccctctcttttttcctctctccctccctccttttccctccttttcccccttttctctcttgttctctctccccctctttctttgtctcttttcccccttttcttcattctttctttccttcttcaaataataacatataacatatataaatataaacatacaatGATCCAATTCACTGTAATGTAGCCTTTGATAGTatctgtttaattttaatttaaataatgtcGTAATTGGTTGGGGAGATTCAATGTGATCAcatctgagctttttttttttttttttttttttaatatctacaaTGTAAATTAAGTCTCAGGTGTCTGATTTGGTAAAAGAGTGAGACAGTCAATCCAGATTGTTTCTCACCTTTATAGAGGTGAAAAGCTTTTTCTATTGGGAAATGGTGAGATTTGATGGAGTTGATGAGGTTCTA
The DNA window shown above is from Sminthopsis crassicaudata isolate SCR6 chromosome 2, ASM4859323v1, whole genome shotgun sequence and carries:
- the HMX3 gene encoding LOW QUALITY PROTEIN: homeobox protein HMX3 (The sequence of the model RefSeq protein was modified relative to this genomic sequence to represent the inferred CDS: inserted 7 bases in 6 codons): MPEPGQEPCSNTNTQPPQPPPPXPPPPPPPPPPPPPPPPKDSPFSIKNLLNGDHHRAXPKQQQPPRTLFAPASAAAAAAAAAAAKGALEGAAGFALSQVGDLAFPALRXPAQRFALPAHYLERSPAWWYPYTLTPAGGHLPRPEAAEKSLLRDSXPASGTDRDSPEPLLKPDPDKELDSKSPDEIILEESDSEEGKKDEVAAVAGSGAAGQGGEDWKKRADSPEXKPCRKKKTRTVFSRSQVFQLESTFDMKRYLSSSERAGLAASLHLTEXQVKIWFQNRRNKWKRQLAAELEAANLSHAAAQRIVRVPILYHENSAAEGSGAAGAPVPVSQPLLTFPHPVYYSHPVVTSVPLLRPV